The following proteins come from a genomic window of Azospirillum humicireducens:
- a CDS encoding respiratory chain complex I subunit 1 family protein: MLTFSHLILGLFQALLLLAAAPLVSGLSRMVRAKLHTRHGPGLLQDYRDIAKLLTRQDLTPPNSGFAFRAMPAVMLTTVLVIAMGIPMLTRFTPVAPIGDLITVIYLFALARFFFSLSGIDSGSSFSGIGGSRELTMGVLVEPVMLLSLFVAALLAGSTNLGAIGSAIADGHVRSATATVIAALSFAYAIYIELGKLPYDMAEAEQELQEGPLTEYSGPSLALIKWAMALKQTVVVAWFVGVFLPFGSAPEMTFFGLLFGLVAFAIKLVLIFAAVGVVENSVARVRFRLTPQHSWIGVGAASLAFVFYLVGL; encoded by the coding sequence ATGCTGACCTTCTCACACCTGATCCTGGGACTGTTCCAGGCGCTCCTCCTGCTCGCCGCGGCCCCGCTGGTCTCCGGCCTGTCGCGCATGGTCCGGGCAAAGCTGCACACCCGCCACGGGCCGGGCCTGCTGCAGGACTATCGCGACATCGCCAAGCTGCTGACCCGCCAGGATTTGACCCCGCCCAACAGCGGCTTCGCCTTCCGAGCGATGCCGGCGGTGATGCTGACGACGGTGCTGGTCATCGCCATGGGCATCCCGATGCTGACCCGCTTCACGCCGGTGGCGCCCATCGGCGACCTGATCACGGTCATCTATCTGTTCGCGCTCGCCCGCTTCTTCTTCTCGCTGTCCGGCATCGACAGCGGCAGCTCCTTCTCCGGCATCGGCGGCAGCCGCGAGCTGACCATGGGCGTGCTGGTGGAGCCGGTGATGCTGCTGTCGCTGTTCGTAGCGGCCCTGCTGGCCGGCTCGACCAACCTCGGCGCCATCGGCAGCGCCATCGCCGACGGCCATGTGCGCTCGGCGACCGCGACGGTGATCGCCGCCCTGTCCTTCGCCTACGCCATCTACATCGAGCTGGGCAAGCTGCCCTACGACATGGCGGAAGCCGAACAGGAACTGCAGGAAGGCCCGCTGACCGAATATTCCGGCCCGTCGCTGGCGCTGATCAAATGGGCGATGGCGCTGAAGCAGACGGTCGTCGTCGCCTGGTTCGTCGGCGTCTTCCTGCCCTTCGGCAGCGCGCCCGAGATGACGTTCTTCGGGCTGCTGTTCGGGCTGGTCGCCTTCGCCATCAAGCTGGTCCTGATCTTCGCCGCCGTCGGCGTGGTCGAGAACAGCGTCGCGCGCGTCCGCTTCCGCCTGACCCCCCAGCACAGCTGGATCGGTGTCGGCGCCGCCTCGCTCGCCTTCGTCTTCTATCTGGTCGGCCTGTGA
- a CDS encoding LysR family transcriptional regulator, which translates to MQEKLEFLIALATEKHFGRAAQVCGVSQPNLSAAIKQLESTMGVPLVDRGARFIGFTPEGERVLDWARRIVGDYKAMRADIETMKQGLTGTLRLVVVPTALPMVQRLTATVWSMHPGIKITIASHSSTEILSRLENLEAEAGITYLDNEPLGNVDEVPLYHERYHLITSVDGPFGARDSVTWEEAATVPLCLLNANMQNRRIIDRAFAEAGVHAEPMLESNSIVVLTNHLCTGMWSTIMPRIMADSLLLPPTIRAVPIVAPELSTLIGLVVARRDPQPPLTAALIADARRLAPELAMAA; encoded by the coding sequence ATGCAGGAAAAGCTGGAATTTCTGATCGCGCTGGCCACCGAGAAGCATTTCGGCCGCGCGGCGCAGGTCTGCGGGGTGTCGCAGCCCAACCTGTCCGCGGCGATCAAACAACTGGAATCGACCATGGGCGTGCCGCTGGTCGACCGTGGCGCCCGCTTCATCGGCTTCACTCCGGAAGGGGAACGGGTTCTGGACTGGGCGCGGCGCATCGTCGGCGACTACAAGGCGATGCGCGCCGACATCGAGACGATGAAGCAGGGGCTGACCGGCACGCTTCGGCTGGTGGTGGTGCCGACGGCGCTGCCCATGGTCCAGCGTCTGACCGCCACCGTCTGGTCGATGCATCCCGGCATCAAGATCACCATCGCGTCCCACAGCTCCACCGAGATCCTGTCGCGGCTGGAGAATCTGGAGGCGGAGGCCGGCATCACCTATCTCGACAACGAACCGCTGGGCAATGTGGACGAGGTGCCGCTCTATCACGAGCGCTATCACCTGATCACCTCGGTGGACGGCCCTTTCGGTGCGCGGGACAGCGTGACCTGGGAGGAGGCGGCGACCGTTCCGCTCTGCCTGCTGAACGCCAACATGCAGAACCGCCGCATCATCGACCGCGCCTTCGCCGAGGCGGGCGTGCATGCCGAACCGATGCTGGAATCCAACTCCATCGTCGTGCTGACCAACCACCTCTGCACCGGCATGTGGTCGACGATCATGCCGCGGATCATGGCGGATTCGCTGTTGCTGCCCCCGACCATCCGCGCCGTCCCCATCGTGGCCCCGGAACTGTCCACCCTGATCGGCCTCGTGGTCGCCCGCCGCGACCCGCAGCCGCCGCTGACGGCGGCGCTGATCGCCGATGCACGCCGGCTCGCCCCGGAACTGGCGATGGCGGCGTGA
- a CDS encoding hydrogenase 4 subunit D, translating into MITLPTEPLGLLALAAILVPFGGAAAIAASERASAKWLCQGFAAATVAVIAILAMSLLGDGKVGGTFELISFGSVSILGLVVDSVSVLIALAVIAIGLLVAIYSAAYLNAGNREHPDIGRRRYYAFLLVFIGAMTGLVFSSTVVGQLAFFELTGACSWALIGYYESPKALRSAAKALLVTHVASLGLYVAAALLFLSTGTFALTAIADLAPGMKAAVLLAILVAAWGKSAQLPFHMWLPDAMEAPTPVSAYLHAASMVKVGVYIFARGLMSAGGAPEIVGWIGSIMAVLTLVYGFFMYLPQVDLKRLLAYSTITQLAYILLALSLSVFGSDLAFKGAIAHIFNHAFAKTLFFLVAGALSYTAGTRLLPSLRGIVTKSPLLGVAFVCAALAITGVPPFNGFFSKFAIFAGGFEVGAHHWALMLLVVIALVESVGSFAWFLKWLGHSVPGKPSTTMAAAAPLPAGMKFVLVALVAMTVVSSSIAASWLG; encoded by the coding sequence ATGATAACACTCCCCACGGAACCGCTCGGGCTGTTGGCGCTGGCCGCCATCCTCGTCCCCTTCGGCGGTGCGGCGGCCATCGCGGCATCGGAACGGGCATCGGCCAAATGGCTGTGCCAGGGCTTCGCCGCCGCCACCGTCGCGGTGATCGCCATCCTCGCCATGTCGCTGCTCGGCGACGGCAAGGTCGGCGGCACCTTTGAGCTGATCTCCTTCGGATCGGTCTCGATCCTGGGGCTGGTGGTGGACAGCGTCAGCGTGCTGATCGCACTGGCGGTGATCGCCATCGGCCTCTTGGTGGCGATCTATTCCGCCGCCTACCTGAACGCCGGCAACCGCGAGCATCCCGACATCGGCCGGCGGCGCTACTACGCCTTCCTGCTGGTGTTCATCGGCGCCATGACCGGGCTGGTCTTCAGCTCCACCGTGGTCGGCCAGCTCGCCTTCTTCGAGCTGACGGGCGCCTGCTCCTGGGCCTTGATCGGCTACTATGAATCGCCCAAGGCGCTGCGCTCGGCGGCCAAGGCGCTGCTGGTCACCCATGTCGCCTCGCTCGGTCTCTATGTCGCGGCAGCGCTGCTGTTCCTGTCGACCGGCACCTTCGCGCTGACCGCCATCGCCGACCTGGCGCCGGGGATGAAGGCGGCCGTGCTGCTGGCGATCCTGGTCGCCGCCTGGGGCAAGTCGGCCCAGTTGCCCTTCCACATGTGGCTGCCCGACGCCATGGAAGCGCCGACCCCGGTCAGCGCCTACCTGCATGCGGCCTCGATGGTGAAGGTCGGCGTCTACATCTTCGCCCGCGGGCTGATGTCGGCCGGCGGCGCGCCGGAGATCGTCGGCTGGATCGGCTCGATCATGGCGGTGCTGACGCTGGTCTACGGCTTCTTCATGTATCTGCCGCAGGTCGACCTGAAGCGCCTGCTTGCCTATTCGACGATCACGCAGCTGGCCTACATCCTGCTGGCGCTGTCGCTTTCGGTCTTCGGCTCCGACCTCGCCTTCAAGGGCGCCATCGCCCACATCTTCAACCACGCCTTCGCCAAGACGCTGTTCTTCCTGGTCGCCGGTGCGCTGAGCTACACTGCCGGCACCCGGCTGCTGCCGTCGCTGCGCGGCATCGTCACCAAATCGCCGCTGCTGGGCGTCGCCTTCGTCTGCGCCGCCCTGGCGATCACCGGCGTGCCGCCCTTCAACGGCTTCTTCAGCAAGTTCGCCATCTTCGCCGGCGGGTTCGAGGTCGGGGCCCATCACTGGGCGCTGATGCTGCTGGTCGTCATCGCGCTGGTGGAATCGGTCGGCTCCTTCGCCTGGTTCCTGAAATGGCTCGGCCATTCGGTGCCCGGCAAGCCGTCCACCACCATGGCCGCGGCAGCACCCCTGCCGGCCGGCATGAAGTTCGTGCTGGTGGCCCTGGTGGCGATGACGGTGGTCTCAAGCTCCATCGCCGCCTCGTGGCTCGGTTGA
- a CDS encoding hydrogenase maturation nickel metallochaperone HypA, protein MHEIALCQSLLEQAMKAREANPFDRVVRVSLSVGRTSRVQPDALRHAFDLLSRDTFLEGADLRIDRPPGEGFRLVEMEVS, encoded by the coding sequence ATGCATGAGATCGCCCTTTGCCAATCCCTGCTGGAACAGGCAATGAAGGCGCGGGAGGCCAATCCGTTCGACCGGGTGGTGCGCGTCAGCCTGTCGGTCGGCCGAACCAGCCGGGTGCAGCCCGACGCCCTGCGTCATGCCTTCGACCTGCTCAGCCGCGACACCTTCCTGGAGGGGGCCGACCTGCGGATCGACCGGCCCCCAGGGGAGGGATTCCGATTGGTCGAGATGGAGGTGTCGTGA
- a CDS encoding 4Fe-4S dicluster domain-containing protein — protein MNRFVTANPSKCIGCRTCEVACALAHSEGAGVEGLAPDTFKPRIRMVRTADVSTAVMCHHCEDAPCVNACPNNAIVYRQHSVQVEQERCLGCKNCVLACPFGVMDVVTVPAVRQFAGMTLSLGVKAQAHKCDLCIERGDAGPACVSVCPTSALTLMDREAMDETLRRRRERAALEAAEVAA, from the coding sequence ATGAACAGATTCGTCACTGCCAACCCGAGCAAGTGCATCGGTTGCCGCACATGCGAGGTCGCCTGTGCGCTTGCCCATTCCGAAGGGGCCGGCGTCGAAGGACTGGCGCCGGACACCTTCAAGCCGCGCATTCGCATGGTGAGGACGGCCGACGTCAGCACCGCGGTGATGTGCCACCATTGCGAGGACGCACCCTGCGTCAACGCCTGCCCGAACAACGCCATCGTCTACCGCCAGCACAGCGTGCAGGTGGAGCAGGAGCGCTGCCTGGGCTGCAAGAACTGCGTGCTGGCCTGCCCGTTCGGCGTCATGGACGTGGTGACGGTGCCGGCGGTCCGGCAGTTCGCCGGCATGACGCTCAGCCTGGGCGTCAAGGCGCAGGCGCACAAATGCGACCTGTGCATCGAGCGTGGCGATGCCGGCCCGGCTTGCGTTTCGGTCTGCCCGACCAGCGCCCTGACCCTGATGGACCGGGAGGCGATGGACGAGACCCTGCGCCGCCGCCGCGAGCGCGCCGCCCTGGAAGCCGCCGAAGTCGCGGCCTGA
- the fdhF gene encoding formate dehydrogenase subunit alpha — MEKHMAVCPYCGTGCKLNLLVEGGKVVGAEPLNGVTNEGELCLKGYFGYDFINDTKILTPRLRNPMLRRSRDAAFEAVSWDEAIQYAAKKLGEIKAKYGPDSIMTTGSSRGTGNETNYVMQKFTRAVLGTNNVDNCARVCHGPSVAGLQVTLGNGAMSNSIPEIEHTKCVLVFGYNVADSHPVIAKRIIKAKERGAKIIVCDPRKIETARLADLWLPLNNGSNMALVNAFANVLINEGLYNKEYVANYTEGFDEYKKIVDKYTPEYAEAITGLPADDIREAMRIYAAAPSATILWGMGVTQWGQGVDVVKGLSGLALLTGNLGRPNVGVGPVRGQNNVQGSCDMGVLPTEFPGYQKVTDPEIRAKFAKAWGVDSLPDQIGCRLTDVPHLAETGKLKAMYVMGEDPAQTEPDLTQVRKGFEAMEFVIVQDIFMTKTAMFADLILPATSWGEHEGVFSAADRSFQRFTKAVDAKGDVKHDWEIISLLATAMGYPMHYDNTRQIWDELRELCPIFYGATYEKMEGLGAVPWPCRDLDSPGSKYLYEGNVFQRPGGKGLLFATEWRPPQDQLTEEFPLILCTVREVGHYSCRSMTGNCAALQTLADEPGYVTINPKDAKALGIRDQELVWVSSRRGKVITRASVTDRTNKGAVYMTYQWWIGACNELTIHAVDPIAKTPEYKYAAVRVEPIADQVWAENYVQQEYAKLKGGLSNAVTRATKKAPAYA, encoded by the coding sequence ATGGAAAAGCATATGGCGGTCTGCCCCTACTGCGGTACGGGCTGCAAACTGAATCTGCTGGTCGAGGGCGGGAAGGTCGTCGGTGCCGAACCCCTCAACGGCGTCACCAATGAAGGAGAACTCTGCCTCAAGGGCTATTTCGGCTATGACTTCATCAACGACACCAAGATTCTGACGCCGCGCCTGCGCAACCCGATGCTGCGTCGCTCGCGCGACGCCGCGTTCGAGGCGGTGTCATGGGACGAGGCGATCCAGTACGCGGCGAAGAAGCTGGGCGAGATCAAGGCCAAATACGGTCCCGATTCGATCATGACCACCGGCTCGTCGCGCGGCACCGGCAACGAGACCAACTATGTGATGCAGAAATTCACCCGCGCGGTTCTCGGCACCAACAATGTCGACAATTGCGCGCGCGTCTGCCACGGCCCGTCGGTCGCCGGATTGCAGGTGACGCTGGGCAACGGCGCCATGAGCAATTCGATTCCCGAGATCGAGCACACCAAATGCGTCCTGGTCTTCGGCTACAACGTCGCCGACAGCCATCCGGTGATCGCCAAGCGCATCATCAAGGCCAAGGAGCGCGGCGCCAAGATCATCGTCTGCGATCCGCGCAAGATCGAGACGGCGCGTCTGGCCGACCTGTGGCTGCCGCTGAACAACGGTTCCAACATGGCGCTGGTCAATGCCTTCGCCAATGTCCTGATCAATGAAGGGCTCTACAACAAGGAGTATGTCGCCAATTACACGGAGGGTTTCGACGAGTACAAGAAGATCGTCGACAAATACACCCCCGAATACGCCGAGGCGATCACCGGCCTGCCGGCCGACGACATCCGCGAGGCGATGCGCATCTATGCCGCTGCGCCGTCCGCCACCATCCTGTGGGGCATGGGCGTCACCCAGTGGGGCCAGGGCGTCGATGTGGTGAAGGGGCTGTCGGGGCTGGCGCTGCTGACCGGCAATCTCGGCCGTCCGAATGTCGGCGTCGGTCCGGTGCGCGGCCAGAACAATGTCCAGGGCAGCTGCGACATGGGCGTGCTGCCGACCGAGTTCCCCGGCTACCAGAAGGTCACCGACCCGGAGATCCGCGCCAAGTTCGCCAAGGCCTGGGGTGTCGACTCGCTGCCCGACCAGATCGGCTGCCGCCTGACCGACGTGCCGCATCTGGCGGAAACGGGCAAATTGAAGGCGATGTATGTGATGGGCGAGGATCCGGCCCAGACCGAACCCGACCTGACCCAGGTGCGCAAGGGCTTCGAGGCGATGGAGTTCGTCATCGTCCAGGACATCTTCATGACCAAGACGGCGATGTTCGCCGACCTGATCCTGCCGGCGACCTCCTGGGGCGAGCATGAGGGCGTGTTCAGCGCCGCCGACCGCAGCTTCCAGCGCTTCACCAAGGCGGTGGACGCCAAGGGCGACGTCAAGCATGACTGGGAGATCATCAGCCTGCTCGCCACCGCGATGGGCTATCCCATGCATTACGACAACACCAGGCAGATCTGGGACGAGCTGCGCGAGCTCTGCCCGATCTTCTACGGCGCCACCTACGAGAAGATGGAGGGGCTGGGCGCGGTGCCTTGGCCCTGCCGCGACCTCGATTCGCCGGGCTCCAAGTATCTCTATGAGGGCAACGTCTTTCAGCGGCCGGGCGGCAAGGGGCTGCTGTTCGCCACCGAATGGCGTCCGCCGCAGGACCAGCTGACCGAGGAGTTCCCGCTGATCCTCTGCACGGTGCGCGAGGTCGGCCATTACTCCTGCCGCTCGATGACCGGCAATTGCGCCGCCCTGCAGACGCTGGCCGACGAGCCCGGCTATGTCACCATCAATCCCAAGGACGCCAAGGCCTTGGGCATCCGCGACCAGGAGCTGGTCTGGGTGTCGTCGCGCCGCGGCAAGGTGATCACCCGCGCCAGCGTCACCGACCGCACCAACAAGGGGGCCGTCTATATGACCTACCAGTGGTGGATCGGCGCCTGCAACGAGCTGACCATCCACGCGGTCGATCCCATCGCCAAGACGCCGGAATACAAGTATGCCGCCGTCCGGGTCGAGCCGATCGCCGATCAGGTCTGGGCCGAGAATTACGTCCAGCAGGAATATGCGAAGCTGAAGGGCGGCCTCAGCAACGCGGTGACCCGCGCGACGAAGAAGGCCCCAGCCTACGCGTGA
- the hyfB gene encoding hydrogenase 4 subunit B → MIPLSLLIMSLLLSCGGAILCLLLKHREGDIRLGGSGVGIAAALAGLGAGLTAIGAGQPAVLDAAGPYPFAHFVLRLDPLAGLMIAVISLLSLVAWIYGFAYVREYAGRGVGAMGFFMNAFIASMMLVVAADNGFWFLIFFEMMSLASYFLVIFDQDDEAVGAGFLYFLVAHGGSVLIMAAFFLMANQAGSFDFAAFRAHPLPAPLDSVAFLLAFIGFGAKAGMIPLHIWLPRAHPAAPSHASALMSGVMIKIGVFGIVKVGIDLLGASAGPAMLGWGLLVLAFGAVSSVLGVVYALAEHDIKKLLAYHSVENIGIILLGVGTGMIGMALHQPVLAVLGLMAGLYHLLNHAVFKGLLFLGAGSTIFRMHTKDMEKMGGLARTMPWTALSFLVGALAISAIPPLNGFVSEWYTYQALFAAALDGTPLVKFAAPIAAVMLALTGALAVMCFVKAYGIMFAGAPRSHHAEEAREAPAAMVAGMAVLAVACVALGLLAPLVAPVMGRIAAATIGTDPVTLAVGATLLPGDAQQATLSTPLIAILLIAMAFLPIALKAAFAAKRGGDRKVAAAWAAGYLPDQHMPASAGGFAQPIRMFFAPLYSMRQAIAGRWTGVAHGFERVVTLARRTEPLADRSVIAPIAGAVDASGKWLQIIQAGDFRIYCLYIVAALIALLALAV, encoded by the coding sequence ATGATTCCACTCTCCCTGCTCATCATGTCGCTGCTGCTGTCCTGCGGCGGCGCCATCCTCTGCCTCCTCCTGAAGCATCGGGAGGGGGACATCCGTCTTGGCGGCAGCGGCGTCGGCATCGCCGCGGCGCTTGCCGGGCTCGGCGCCGGGCTGACCGCCATCGGCGCCGGCCAACCGGCCGTGCTCGACGCCGCCGGCCCCTACCCCTTCGCCCATTTCGTCCTGCGGCTCGACCCGCTGGCCGGCCTGATGATCGCGGTCATCTCGCTCTTGTCGCTGGTCGCCTGGATCTACGGCTTCGCCTATGTGCGCGAATATGCCGGGCGCGGCGTCGGGGCGATGGGCTTCTTCATGAATGCCTTCATCGCGTCGATGATGCTGGTGGTGGCGGCCGACAACGGCTTCTGGTTCCTCATCTTCTTCGAGATGATGTCGCTGGCCTCCTATTTCCTGGTCATCTTCGACCAGGATGACGAGGCGGTGGGCGCCGGCTTCCTCTATTTCCTGGTCGCCCATGGCGGCTCGGTGCTGATCATGGCCGCCTTCTTCCTGATGGCGAACCAGGCCGGCAGCTTCGATTTCGCCGCCTTCCGCGCCCATCCGCTGCCGGCCCCGCTGGACAGCGTCGCCTTCCTGCTGGCCTTCATCGGCTTCGGCGCCAAGGCCGGCATGATCCCGCTGCACATCTGGCTGCCGCGCGCCCATCCGGCCGCCCCATCGCACGCCTCGGCGCTGATGTCGGGCGTGATGATCAAGATCGGCGTCTTCGGCATCGTCAAGGTCGGCATCGACCTGCTGGGCGCCAGCGCCGGGCCGGCGATGCTGGGCTGGGGCCTGCTGGTGCTGGCCTTCGGCGCGGTGTCGTCGGTGCTAGGCGTCGTCTATGCCCTGGCCGAGCACGACATCAAGAAGCTGCTCGCCTACCACTCGGTCGAGAATATCGGCATCATCCTGCTGGGCGTCGGCACCGGCATGATCGGCATGGCGCTGCACCAGCCGGTGCTGGCGGTGCTGGGCCTGATGGCCGGCCTCTATCACCTGCTGAACCATGCGGTGTTCAAGGGCCTGCTGTTCCTCGGCGCCGGCTCCACCATCTTCCGCATGCACACCAAGGACATGGAGAAGATGGGCGGGCTGGCCCGTACCATGCCCTGGACCGCCCTGTCCTTCCTGGTCGGCGCGCTGGCCATCTCGGCGATCCCGCCGCTGAACGGCTTCGTGTCGGAATGGTACACCTACCAGGCGCTGTTCGCCGCGGCGCTGGACGGCACCCCGCTGGTGAAGTTCGCCGCCCCCATCGCCGCCGTCATGCTGGCGCTGACCGGCGCGCTGGCGGTGATGTGCTTCGTCAAGGCCTACGGCATCATGTTCGCAGGCGCACCGCGCAGCCATCATGCCGAGGAGGCGCGCGAGGCGCCGGCCGCGATGGTCGCCGGCATGGCGGTGCTGGCCGTCGCCTGCGTGGCACTCGGCCTGCTGGCTCCGCTGGTGGCGCCGGTGATGGGCCGCATCGCGGCGGCGACCATCGGCACCGATCCGGTGACGCTGGCGGTCGGCGCCACATTGCTGCCGGGCGATGCCCAGCAGGCGACGCTTTCCACCCCGCTGATCGCCATCCTGCTGATCGCCATGGCCTTCCTGCCCATCGCGCTGAAGGCGGCCTTCGCGGCCAAGCGCGGCGGCGACCGCAAGGTGGCGGCTGCCTGGGCGGCTGGCTATCTGCCGGACCAGCACATGCCCGCCAGCGCCGGCGGCTTCGCCCAACCGATCCGCATGTTCTTCGCCCCGCTCTACAGCATGCGCCAGGCGATTGCCGGACGCTGGACCGGCGTCGCCCATGGCTTCGAGCGGGTGGTCACGCTGGCGCGGCGCACCGAACCGCTGGCCGACCGCAGCGTCATCGCCCCGATCGCCGGTGCGGTCGATGCCAGCGGCAAGTGGCTGCAGATCATCCAGGCCGGCGATTTCCGCATCTACTGCCTCTACATCGTCGCGGCGCTGATCGCGCTGCTGGCGCTGGCCGTCTGA
- a CDS encoding 4Fe-4S dicluster domain-containing protein — MNRFVIAEPRKCIGCNTCMAACTEAHKKQGLQAHPRLTVMRIGDDTGPVLCHQCEDAPCARVCPVNAITHAADAILLDEQACIGCKMCALACPFGAITPSGTGIAGVAGIATATPSHSAALDPLLAWDIGVRSVAVKCDLCAFSGDGPACVRVCPTAALYAADADATRQAAAVKRTLAAAAPVSPETPLASLEGLDP, encoded by the coding sequence ATGAATCGCTTCGTTATCGCGGAACCGAGAAAATGCATCGGGTGCAACACCTGCATGGCGGCCTGCACCGAGGCACACAAGAAACAGGGGCTGCAGGCGCATCCCCGGCTGACCGTCATGCGGATCGGCGACGACACCGGCCCCGTCCTCTGCCATCAGTGCGAGGACGCGCCCTGTGCCCGCGTCTGTCCGGTCAACGCCATCACCCATGCCGCCGACGCCATCCTGCTCGATGAGCAGGCCTGCATCGGCTGCAAGATGTGCGCGCTGGCCTGCCCGTTCGGTGCCATCACGCCCAGCGGCACCGGGATCGCCGGCGTCGCCGGCATCGCCACCGCGACGCCCAGCCATTCGGCGGCGCTCGATCCGCTGCTGGCCTGGGACATCGGCGTGCGCAGCGTGGCGGTGAAATGCGACCTTTGCGCCTTCTCCGGCGACGGCCCGGCCTGCGTGCGCGTGTGCCCGACCGCCGCCCTTTACGCGGCAGACGCCGATGCCACCCGCCAGGCTGCCGCCGTCAAGCGCACGCTGGCCGCGGCGGCACCGGTCAGTCCTGAAACGCCGCTCGCCTCGCTGGAGGGGCTGGACCCATGA
- a CDS encoding HD domain-containing protein, producing the protein MSDNNELITAALRHAAALHDGTFRPDRARTPFVSHLSETAELVAQAGGTPAEIAAAWLHDAVEDGLTTIAELADRFGPEVADLVAAVSDAPEDVGRAIAERKALQAARLSAAPDGAKRIKLAEQISILKALAVERPLSWSVERAEAYVEGSRLVAEACAAASPLLAERYAAALAGASH; encoded by the coding sequence ATGTCTGACAACAATGAACTGATCACGGCGGCGCTGCGCCATGCGGCTGCCCTGCACGACGGCACCTTCCGCCCCGACCGGGCGCGCACGCCCTTCGTCTCGCATCTGTCGGAGACCGCCGAGCTGGTGGCCCAGGCCGGCGGCACGCCGGCGGAGATCGCCGCCGCCTGGCTCCACGACGCGGTCGAGGATGGGCTGACCACCATCGCCGAACTGGCCGACCGCTTCGGGCCTGAGGTCGCCGACCTCGTGGCCGCCGTCAGCGACGCGCCGGAGGATGTCGGCCGGGCGATTGCCGAACGCAAGGCGCTTCAAGCCGCCCGCCTCTCCGCGGCGCCCGATGGGGCCAAGCGCATCAAGCTGGCCGAGCAGATCTCGATTCTGAAGGCGCTGGCGGTGGAACGCCCGCTGTCCTGGAGCGTGGAGCGGGCGGAGGCCTATGTCGAAGGCTCCCGCCTCGTCGCGGAGGCCTGTGCCGCCGCCAGCCCGCTGCTGGCCGAACGCTACGCCGCAGCGCTGGCCGGCGCCTCGCACTGA
- the hyfE gene encoding hydrogenase 4 membrane subunit: MNGFLIVNGLSGLLIVSSLLVTLAGNPANSARFYALQSFILVMLFVALAGATGSGELYLWSFTALLTKVILVPAIMYRAFRRLSDPAIGTGAVMPTALSIVGAAVALILCFVVASKVTLPAADAIKPALAVSLALFFIGLACIVAQRNILKQVFGYCLMENGSHLTLALLAPNAPELVEIGIATDAIFAVVVMAALGSRIFDTLHTLDARQLTSLKG; encoded by the coding sequence ATGAACGGATTTCTCATCGTCAACGGCCTGTCGGGCCTGCTGATCGTCAGCTCCCTTCTGGTCACGCTCGCCGGCAATCCGGCCAACTCCGCCCGCTTCTACGCGCTGCAGAGCTTCATCCTGGTGATGCTGTTCGTGGCGCTGGCGGGAGCCACCGGGTCGGGCGAGCTGTATCTCTGGTCCTTCACCGCGCTGCTGACCAAGGTGATCCTGGTCCCGGCCATCATGTACCGCGCCTTCCGCCGGCTGAGCGATCCCGCCATCGGCACCGGTGCGGTGATGCCGACGGCGCTGTCCATCGTCGGCGCGGCGGTCGCCCTCATCCTCTGCTTCGTCGTGGCGTCCAAGGTGACGCTGCCGGCGGCCGACGCCATCAAGCCGGCGCTGGCGGTGTCGCTCGCCCTGTTCTTCATCGGCCTCGCCTGCATCGTGGCGCAGCGGAACATCCTGAAGCAGGTGTTCGGCTATTGCCTGATGGAGAACGGGTCGCACCTGACCCTGGCCCTGCTGGCCCCCAACGCGCCGGAACTGGTGGAGATCGGCATCGCCACCGACGCCATCTTCGCGGTGGTGGTGATGGCGGCGCTGGGATCGCGGATCTTCGACACGCTGCACACGCTCGACGCGCGCCAGCTCACGAGCCTGAAGGGATGA